Proteins encoded by one window of Mesorhizobium sp. INR15:
- the thiB gene encoding thiamine ABC transporter substrate binding subunit, whose product MRTFFYPVVPAIVIVALGVASPAFAKDKLTVYTYESFTADWGPGPVVKKEFEAECGCDVEFVSVADGVALLNRVKLEGASTKADIVLGLDTNLTAEAKATGLFAPHGAVADVNVPGGWSDDTFVPYDYGYFAVVYDTERLKTPPKSLKELVEGSAGDKIVIQDPRTSTPGLGLLLWVKSVYGDKAPEAWAKLKSKVLTVTPGWSEAYGLFTKGEAPMVLSYTTSPAYHMVAENTERYQAASFEEGEYLQIEVAGITTSGAKNPLAEKFMAFMTGPKFQDAIPETNWMYPAGKTGKPLNPAFDKLVKPTKTLLFSPEEVAANRKAWVDEWLAVMSK is encoded by the coding sequence CATTGTGGCTCTTGGTGTTGCCAGTCCGGCCTTCGCCAAGGACAAGCTCACCGTCTACACCTATGAAAGCTTCACCGCCGATTGGGGCCCGGGCCCCGTGGTGAAGAAGGAATTCGAAGCCGAATGCGGCTGCGATGTCGAATTCGTCTCGGTCGCCGACGGCGTGGCGCTGCTCAACCGCGTCAAGCTGGAAGGGGCCTCGACCAAGGCCGACATCGTGCTTGGCCTCGACACCAACCTGACCGCCGAGGCCAAGGCCACAGGCCTGTTCGCGCCGCATGGCGCGGTGGCCGACGTCAATGTGCCGGGCGGCTGGAGCGACGATACATTCGTGCCCTACGACTACGGCTATTTCGCTGTCGTCTATGACACCGAAAGGCTGAAGACGCCGCCGAAGAGCCTGAAGGAATTGGTCGAGGGCAGCGCCGGCGACAAGATCGTCATCCAGGATCCGCGCACCTCGACGCCGGGCCTTGGCCTGCTCTTGTGGGTGAAGTCGGTCTATGGTGACAAGGCGCCGGAGGCCTGGGCCAAGCTCAAGTCGAAGGTGCTTACCGTCACGCCGGGCTGGAGCGAGGCCTACGGCCTGTTCACCAAGGGCGAGGCTCCGATGGTGCTGTCCTACACGACGTCACCGGCCTACCACATGGTTGCCGAGAACACCGAGCGCTACCAGGCAGCTTCCTTTGAGGAAGGCGAGTATCTGCAGATCGAGGTTGCCGGCATCACCACGTCAGGCGCCAAGAACCCGCTGGCCGAGAAGTTCATGGCCTTCATGACCGGGCCGAAATTCCAGGACGCCATTCCGGAAACCAACTGGATGTACCCGGCCGGCAAGACCGGCAAGCCGCTCAATCCGGCCTTCGACAAGCTGGTGAAGCCGACCAAGACCTTGCTGTTCAGCCCGGAAGAAGTTGCCGCCAATCGCAAGGCGTGGGTTGATGAATGGCTGGCCGTGATGAGCAAATAA